CATGCATCAAAAGATCCACTCCTGTTTATCAAGTTTCTGTTTAGCATCTTTTAACAGTCGCAGCAATGTCTGCGAGGCCTTGAGTGATTGCAATTACACCCGTCGCTGGGGAAATTAGCCAAGCCGCCTGGTGCAAATCACAAGTTTTAAACTTGCAGAACATCCAGCTCCAAGTTTGTTGTTTCTTCTTGTTGCGTGTTCCCCCCACCTGTCATGAGACGCAGGGAGAAGCGCAGCTGCTGTTCCGCTAACATGTTGAAGGCAAACAGCTTCCAGGTAGGCCTCACAGCGCCGCTGCTCACATCGTGCCTCCTGTGAGGACAATCACAGCAAGGACGGGCATTTCACTAGAGAGAGGCTCAATCAAGGATGAAGAAAGTGTGCCtcagagagagagtggagacCAGAACACAGGTAGGTacatttaacaacaacaacaacatggttTCTGCAGGGCGCACCCAGGTAAATTCAAACCCAGATCTTTTTAACATAGAATGCAATTTACTGGAGGGAAAGCAATAGAGATAATAAGGCCTAGATTTGATTGTTATGACTTTTCtgcaagaagaaaaatgtaatgtaagtgTAGTTTTTAATACCTCAtacatccttttttttatttagacctGCAGATACTACTACTAGAATCTGAGCTACAGCAGGGCTAGAATTGGACTTGGCAGACTAAGGTGGGGAAATACTAGATGATGAAACTTTAACTTAGATAGCGGGCATTCAATTACCACCTCAACAGGGTTGGTCTTTAAAATAAAGGTATTGCCATTGGGTGTTGGGGAGTACGTCAGAGAAAAGTAGTAGATGATGGCTTCTTCTGTCATCTGAGGGGAAAAAACAACGTTACAGGGACTTCAAAACAGACGAGTGGATGGACACTGAAGGAGGCGGAGAGCCACACACCGTCATTGTGCTGCCGCAGCCCTGTAGCTCCGTCTGGAACTGCACAACGTGGGGAGTGGCGGCTTGTGCAGCGCAGCCCCCTAAGGTCAGATCACTTGGGCGGATCAACTGACCGTTTCCTAGgaacaaaagaggaaaaaaaaggtgcaACTTAAATCAGGACCATTACCTTGAGGCCATTTCTCTTCCTGGTCTAGTCAATAACACTCACAGCAAGTGCAGGTTCAGCCACAGGACAAATAATGCATCACTGAAAGTCAGCATTTGCGCACTGATCAGGCATCCAGAATGCTCCTTCTCGGAGTgaagaaataaaaggaaacgtAATATTGATCGCCGATACCATAGTCTGTGCCATTTGCAGTAATCAGCACTGAGTGTCCCATCTTCACCGTTCCATTCCATTTTCCAACTCGGGCCTCTAACCTGAATCCTTTCTTTCTTAGACATTAGAGCAGAAAGCATGTTAAATGGACTTGTGTCGGTGCCACTGTGGACAAAAAACCCACAATGGATCAATTCAAACAAGTAACCGGCAGCCATTACAGTACCTAAGAAGGTACTGTTTGACCTCAATGGTGACCCCTCCTTCTTCACAGTGCGCTGCCACGCTGTTGGCTGGCACAGGCACCCGCTGGTCAAACACCAGCGTCAGCACCTGGAAAATCATTCAAGTTTAATTACACTGAATTTTAATGGTGCAGAAGATCAGAAAGGTTGCGTAAAAGTCATACCTTTGATTCCGGCTTGACAGGTGGGTTCAGATCTGGGCCTTGGACCAATTTTAACAACTTTTGGACATTTACCTCTGGCTCCAGCTGCTCAGAGGTCAGCTCTACGGCCTCGGATGTCTGcaggttttgaaaaatgtgctcCAAAAGAGGCCGGGCCGGTTTTTGTTTCCTAACAGCTGGGTTTCTAAGCTGGTAGGCGAGAGGAGAATGGACCAGATTGTCGTGCTCATTCCGGTTTGACTGATGATCTGTTGTCCGCGGTGATCTCGGCAGCTGTAAGCTTGTTATCACTTGTTCTTGTGGGTTCAGAGTCTCATTGGTGCTGAAGTTTGACCAGTTTTGTGTGGCAGCACAAAGATTTCCACCTGAAAGGAGAAGCACAAACCCAAACAAAGCCGCCTCTCTGAACCCCATTACAACTTATCACCCAAAAACCTGAGTTTTGGGTGCTTTTTTTCAGGGAACCTCTGCTGCTTTTTTCTTTCGATCAAAactaaggccctgtttacacgaagggaagacgcagatattttcctgcggtttggcctctcatttacacgaaaacccgtttttatcacagaaaacgattatttctaaaaactccggccaaagtggagattttggaaaaccttgtttgcacgtttgcatgtaaactgagacaaacggaggtttaggccgccgagagagagaaagaggacgtgattggttgctgttgttgctattgtcgggattctgattggctaacgttggcttgagcttctcgttacactgccacctacaggtctggcatgctcttgacagcattgacggcatatatatatacacgggtacatgtaaacgaacacttttctgaaaacggagaggttgaaatgtccgtttatgaaaatagccggccacatGTAAACGTAGCAGAAGTTGTGTGAGCTTGGCTCGAGCTCCACCTACTCCTAATGACTTGATTGGATTCCAGCCTGGAGGATTCAATCTCTGAACcattcctttcctctcttccttttcACCAAATAGAACAGAAGATTAGAGGACAGCTGCTTGGCTGTGTGCTGCAAAGGTTGAATCGACAGCCTGTTCGGTTTGCTTCAACTCTGTCTTTATGTCAAAGATAAAAACTATTTGATTTAAATAATCATGTGTACAGTGTGGAAACAGCAAAACATACTGAGCattctttaaatgttttcaggGCAAACACCGCCTGCTAAATCTCCACTTGTCACGATGGTAATGAACAAAGACTTTTATAAACAGAAACAAGTCTGACCCTAACATTGAGTGGCTTTCACTGCCCCCATGAGACAAATCAATCAACGCTTTCAGGGAGTTGGaaccccattttttttttcatgccgAGTGGTCTTGAATGTCAAGGCTATGCGGTCAACAGTCTGCTCATAAAACGGAGATTTATGATCATCCTCTGTGAGACTTTACAAATGTCACCACCACCaaatgccgtgtgtgtgtgtgtgtgtgtgtgtgtgtgtggatgggagTGACATGTGAGAGGAAGCAGGGGGCGGGTCTTGAACCTGTGCCAAGCAGGCATGTCAATCACACTGTTATGGTGAGACACGTTTTAGGGTCTGTTTAACCTTTAAACTCTTAATTTCTCCCCACAAAATTCCACTTAAGTTTCTTTGAATTTCGAAAAAAGCCATACCatatattttcaaaatgtgCTTGTTCTGGCACTAAAGTtacaatatgttttaaa
The genomic region above belongs to Perca fluviatilis chromosome 24, GENO_Pfluv_1.0, whole genome shotgun sequence and contains:
- the LOC120554585 gene encoding zona pellucida sperm-binding protein 3-like; translation: MGFREAALFGFVLLLSGGNLCAATQNWSNFSTNETLNPQEQVITSLQLPRSPRTTDHQSNRNEHDNLVHSPLAYQLRNPAVRKQKPARPLLEHIFQNLQTSEAVELTSEQLEPEVNVQKLLKLVQGPDLNPPVKPESKVLTLVFDQRVPVPANSVAAHCEEGGVTIEVKQYFLGNGQLIRPSDLTLGGCAAQAATPHVVQFQTELQGCGSTMTMTEEAIIYYFSLTYSPTPNGNTFILKTNPVEVVIECPLSKRHDVSSGAVRPTWKLFAFNMLAEQQLRFSLRLMTEDWQSQRPSRVYFPSDVMHIEAALLRGHHVPLRVYVHSCVATEFPDPNSQPRYPFINNHGCFSDAKLTGAKSYFMQRSQEDKLHLQLEAFKFPHNHGNSLYITCHLKAAKVSVPIDSQHKACSFLTEANRWVASGGDNKVCDCCETSCKRRKRSLGEDAVIGLSPDLQWEGTAALGPILLEGLTPLSELQTHEVIREEEVSYSSMALLCGVGAALALVLLVFMAAIICSRRHKPTGHFVCT